A single genomic interval of Mustela nigripes isolate SB6536 chromosome 7, MUSNIG.SB6536, whole genome shotgun sequence harbors:
- the DUSP2 gene encoding dual specificity protein phosphatase 2 translates to MGLEAAHELDCAALGALLREPREAERTLLLDCRPFLAFCRRHVRHARPVPWNALLRRRARGPPAAALACLLPDRALRARLARGELARAVVLDEGSASVAELPPDGPAHALLSALLPETRAGPTAVCFLRGGFDGFQVCCPDLCSESPAPTMSSAGLEKSRSDPRAPFYDQGGPVEILPYLFLGSCSHSSDLQGLQACGITAVLNVSASCPNHFEGLFHYKSIPVEDNQMVEISAWFQEAISFIDSVKNSGGRVLVHCQAGISRSATICLAYLIQSRRVRLDEAFDFVKQRRGVISPNFSFMGQLLQFETQVLCH, encoded by the exons ATGGGGCTGGAGGCGGCGCACGAGCTGGACTGCGCGGCGCTGGGCGCGCTGCTGCGGGAGCCTCGGGAGGCCGAGCGCACGCTGCTGCTGGACTGCCGCCCCTTCCTGGCCTTCTGCCGGCGCCACGTGCGCCACGCGCGGCCCGTGCCCTGGAACGCGCTGCTGCGGCGCCGCGCCCGCGGCCCGCCGGCCGCCGCCCTCGCCTGCCTGCTGCCCGACCGCGCGCTGCGGGCGCGTCTGGCCCGCGGGGAGCTGGCCCGGGCGGTGGTGCTGGACGAGGGCAGCGCCTCGGTGGCCGAGCTCCCGCCCGACGGCCCGGCACACGCGCTGCTCTCCGCGCTGCTGCCCGAGACCCGTGCGGGACCCACGGCCGTGTGCTTCCTGCGAG GCGGCTTCGATGGCTTCCAGGTGTGCTGTCCCGATCTGTGCTCTGAGTCCCCCGCCCCGACCATGTCGTCTGCTGGGTTAGAGAAGAGCCGCTCTGACCCCAGGGCTCCCTTCTACGATCAG GGAGGCCCGGTGGAGATCCTACCCTACCTGTTCCTGGGCAGCTGCAGCCACTCCTCCGACCTGCAGGGGCTGCAGGCTTGTGGCATCACTGCGGTCCTCAACGTGTCCGCCAGCTGCCCCAACCACTTTGAGGGCCTTTTCCACTACAAGAGCATCCCGGTGGAGGACAACCAAATGGTGGAGATCAGTGCCTGGTTCCAGGAGGCCATAAGCTTCATTG ACTCGGTGAAGAACAGCGGAGGCCGGGTACTGGTACACTGCCAGGCGGGCATCTCCCGCTCGGCCACCATCTGCCTGGCTTACCTGATACAGAGCCGCCGTGTGAGGCTTGACGAGGCCTTTGACTTTGTCAAGCAACGCCGGGGAGTCATCTCCCCCAACTTCAGTTTCATGGGGCAGCTGCTACAGTTCGAGACTCAGGTGCTATGTCACTGA